The genomic segment AGGAGAGCGCACACGTCGGCCCCATCATGGCGGCGGTGGAGAAGGGCTATCCGCTCTTCATCGAAAAGCCGCTGGCGACGAACGCGGTCGAATCCGCCCAGGTTCTCAAGGCCATCGAGGACGCGGGGGTGGACGCCGTGGTGGGCTACACCCAGAGGTTCCGCCGCCGGTTTCTCGTGGTGAAGGAAAAGGTGCGCAACGGGGAGCTCGGCGAGGTGACCACCGTGACCACCCGGGCGTTCATGAACCGGCTGGTGCCCATCGCCACGGTCGCCAAGACCGAATATCGCCACCGCCTGACCCCGATGGTGGTCTCCGGCACCCACAGCCTGGACGCCTCCATGTGGTTTCTCGAAGGGAAAACCCCGGTCGAGGTCTACGCCCGCTCCGTGGACAAGGCCCTCGGCGCCTCCTACGGCACGAAGGACGCCAATCTGGGCATCTTCACCTTCGATGACGACACCATCTGGAGCATGTCCATCAGCTGGGCGCTGCCGGTGGTCTGGCCGGGCTCGGTCTACGGCCTCGAGATCGGCATCGTCGGCACCGAAGGGGTGATCACGATCGACGATACCCACCGCGATCTGGTGCTTGCGACCGAAAAGCCCCAGCCGGCGGGCTACACCCCCGACGTGAAGCGGAACGTGGACTTTCTGACCAGCTACCCGCCCGGCGACATCGCCTTCGGGCAGCTCTGGGGTCCGATGCGGGAGGAGACGAACGCCTGGTTCAACCGCATCTACACCGGCCTCGAAACGCCACACGCGACGGCGGCCGACGGCCACCGCAACCTCCTGATGACGATGGCGATGGACCTCTCCGCCAAGCGGAAAAAGCCCGTTGCTCTGCCGGTCGATCCGGAAGAGCTGGAGGCAGAACTCTAGCGCCGGATGATTCCACTGCGCAAAGGAGAAACACCCTCATGCGATTGAAAGGAAAGTCAGCCGTTGTGACGGGCTCGGCCCAGGGAATCGGAAGGGCCGTGGTGGAGGCGTTCGCCCGCGAGGGCGGGCGCGTGATTGCGGTGGACCTCAACGAGGAAGGAGGCGAGGAGACCGCGAAGCGCGTCCGCGATGCGGGCGGCGAGGCGTTTTTCTTCCGGGCCGATGTGAGCCGGCTCTCCGATGTGGAGGCCGCCCTCGACGCCTGCGAGCAGCATTTTGGGCCGGTGGACATCATGGTGAACAACGCGGGCATCGTGCGGGCCGCCATGGTCCACAAGATGACGGAGCAGCAGTTCGACGAGGTGATCGCGGTCCACCTGAAGGGCACCTGGGTGGGCATCCACGCGGCCTCGAAGCGGATGATCGAGCGCAAGTCGGGCCGGATCATCAACGTGACTTCCGGCGCGGGCCTGCGGGGCACCATCGGGCAGATCAACTACTCGGCCGCGAAGATGGGCATCGTGGGCGCGACCAAGAGCGCCGCCCGGGAGCTGGGCCGCTACGCCATTACGGTGAACTGCATCTCCCCGGCGGCGATCACCCCCATGACCGAGACGATACGGACGGACGAGCGGTTCGAGTCGAAGTACATGGAGCGCATCTGTCTGGGGAGATGGGGAGAGCCCGAGGAGATGGCGGCAGGGTTTGTCTTTCTCGCCTCGGACGAGGCCAGCTACGTGACCGGCGTTGTGCTCCGGATTGACGGAGGCCTCGGGATATAGAAATACCGGCTTGGACGAGTCGGCGAAGGGCATCCCAAGGCCCCCGGAATCCGGAATGATGTTCCTTTAGGCGTTCATGCCCGCGGCAATGGCCTCACCCAGGCGCTCCTCGACGATCTCCACAAGTTTTTCGTGAAATCCCAGGTGCGGGCCGAGGACGATCTCCCGACCGGGGTGGCGCTGGCGGCCTTCTTCGACGAAGCGCGGCATGTCCTTCAGTACATGGTTTCCCAGATGGAGAAAGTAGGGCAGCAGAACGATCTGCTGCGCTCCCGCCGCGGCGCAAATGTCGATGCCCTCGGGGATCGAAGGGGCGTTGATCTCGAGAAAGGCCGCTTCGATCATCCAGCCGGGATACGCGGCCCGAAGCCGCTCCACGACCTCGTACATCCCTTCGTTCGCTTCCTCGGCCCGGCTGCCGTGGCCGAGGATCAGGACGGCGGTTTCTTCGGCCGCCTTTCCGTTTAGACCATGCACTCGCCTTCTCCCCGTTCAAGCTTGTAGACCGTCTTGCGGTCCCAGTCGTAGAACATGTCCTCATCGTTGAACTGTCCGGGACGGTGCAGGTCCGCGAGCAGCGTCTCGAACGCTTCGGGGCCGACGCGGTCGTAAAACTCATTGAAGCGCTCTTCCACC from the bacterium genome contains:
- a CDS encoding glucose 1-dehydrogenase, yielding MRLKGKSAVVTGSAQGIGRAVVEAFAREGGRVIAVDLNEEGGEETAKRVRDAGGEAFFFRADVSRLSDVEAALDACEQHFGPVDIMVNNAGIVRAAMVHKMTEQQFDEVIAVHLKGTWVGIHAASKRMIERKSGRIINVTSGAGLRGTIGQINYSAAKMGIVGATKSAARELGRYAITVNCISPAAITPMTETIRTDERFESKYMERICLGRWGEPEEMAAGFVFLASDEASYVTGVVLRIDGGLGI
- a CDS encoding Gfo/Idh/MocA family oxidoreductase, translated to MSAARGKREPIGLAIIGCGTIGRIRGEFARDYPGFEWLGLCDIKEDLGKKLAADCEADFFTTDYKELINRSEVNAVIVATEESAHVGPIMAAVEKGYPLFIEKPLATNAVESAQVLKAIEDAGVDAVVGYTQRFRRRFLVVKEKVRNGELGEVTTVTTRAFMNRLVPIATVAKTEYRHRLTPMVVSGTHSLDASMWFLEGKTPVEVYARSVDKALGASYGTKDANLGIFTFDDDTIWSMSISWALPVVWPGSVYGLEIGIVGTEGVITIDDTHRDLVLATEKPQPAGYTPDVKRNVDFLTSYPPGDIAFGQLWGPMREETNAWFNRIYTGLETPHATAADGHRNLLMTMAMDLSAKRKKPVALPVDPEELEAEL
- a CDS encoding CbiX/SirB N-terminal domain-containing protein; the protein is MHGLNGKAAEETAVLILGHGSRAEEANEGMYEVVERLRAAYPGWMIEAAFLEINAPSIPEGIDICAAAGAQQIVLLPYFLHLGNHVLKDMPRFVEEGRQRHPGREIVLGPHLGFHEKLVEIVEERLGEAIAAGMNA